The following DNA comes from Gloeocapsa sp. PCC 73106.
AAAAATGGTGGATGTGATCACTCTCAATGAAATGTTGGGAGAGGATTTAGAAGATGAGGATGATGAAGATGATGAAGATGATTATGAAGAGGATGAAGACTGGGAAGAACAAACTTCTGATTTTGCAACCCAAATTCTGACCCATGGTCGTCCTCAGGTTGAGGTTTTGCCATTATCTGAGGCGTATTTTCCCAAGGTGTGTTATGTGGTGATAGATCGCTTCGCTGAACTAATCACTCGACCTCTGCAGGAATTTGCTGACTTGGGTAAGATTCCGCTTACAGAAATACAACAAAAAACTTTACCCATCTTTGACAATCAAAAAGTAGCCCGTCGTTTTTCTAATCGTTCTCAGCGAGTAATCAAGGTACCCGACGGTCGTTTGTTTAAGAAAACCTCTGGTTATCTCAAAGCGAAAGGAATCACTCGCTTACTCATCGATGGTCAAGTTTACGCTTGTTAAGAGAACTGTTCTATAAATCTGACGAATATTTCTACACCAATGGCTAAAGCGGTCTCATCGAAGTCAAAACGGGGATGATGGTGGGGATAAGCAAGATCTTTAGCTGGGTTAGCTGATCCCAAGAAGAAATAACAACCGGGTACTTGTTGCAAAAAGAAAGACATATCTTCACCCCCCATGGTTTGACAAGCGGGGGTTATCCCGGCGGGGGTTTCTACCACTTCTAGGGCGATGGAGTGAATTAGTTCAGTTATTTTAGGGTCATTAATCACGGGGGGATATAAGGGGTAGTAATCTAGATCGTAGCGAGCGTTATGGGCTTGACAGATACCTGCGATAATCGCTTCGATTCTGGCTGGAAAATAGCCTGAGTAGGATGAATCGAAATAGCGTACCGTACCGCTAAAATGAGCACTATCGGCGATGATATTGTGTGCTTTGCCTGCGTGAAATTCACCCACGGTAACTACCGCACTATCGAGGGGATTGACGTTTCTAGCGACTATAGTTTGTAGAGCAGTAATAATTTGGGCGCCAACGAGGATCGAGTCAATAGTTTGTTCTGGCATCGCTCCATGACCACCTTTTCCCAGAATGGTACAGCGAAAACATTCTACTGCGGCCATTAAGGCGCCACTGCGCACACCGATAGTGCCGAGGGGGAGACGATTCCACAGGTGTAAACCAACGATCGCTTCTACTTGAGGGTTAGTGAGTACTCCCTCTTCAATCATGGGTTTAGCGCCTCCGGGTCCTTCTTCGGCGGGTTGAAAGATAATTTTTACGGTTCCTCGGAATTGGTCGGGATGTTGGCAGAGATAGTAAGCGGTACCTAGAGCGATCGCTGTGTGCCCATCGTGTCCGCAGGCGTGCATTAGTCCATCGTGTTGCGAGCGATATTCTACTTGATTTTGCTCTTGTATAGGTAGAGCATCCATATCGGCACGAATCGCCAATACTGGTCCCGGTTGTGTCCCTGTAATAGTGGCAACGACTCCTGTTTTAGCGATGCCACTCTGATATTTTATCCCCCATTCTTCCAGCTTAGCGATCACAAATTCCGAGGTCAGATGCTCTTTAAACCCAAGTTCGGGACGTTGATGAAGATGACGCCGCCATTGTACTAATTGGGGTTGTAAATTTCTAATTTTTAAGCGAATTTGTGATAAATCTACTGAAGGGGATGGGGCTAAGGAGAAAACCATTGTGATTATTTATGCATTTTATCCTATTCTACTATGCCAATATGAACTCCTTTAAAGCTGGCAAAAAATTACTGTTTTCGTGATTAGAGCGGCTGAGTTTAATGAGTGCAAAGCGCTGGAGTGGAGTAAGAGATTTCCATTGTTCCACCGTGAGGATAACATCAAAACGACTGCTTTGAGCCTGGACAGTGCTGGGAATAGCCTCCAGATTGTGCCATTCGGGGATGGGGTCAATCGGGAGATCACTGGGGCGATCGCCTCCATGTTTGCCTACTAGTTCATGTAGCATTTCTCGATAGCCTCGCACTTCATTATCCGTTACACAGGGAACTTCTACTAACTGTTGTCGTTCTGTCTGTGAAAAACGATTCCAGTGGGGTAGTTTGAGTTTAACGCCACAAGTGTCGAGTTTGTAGCGCACCTGCATCGGAATGCAACGGAGACTTTCCACGAAATCGGCTTCAAATTGAAAAAAGGTCATAACTACTGTTATTTGACTGAGCACAGAGAACACAATCATCCGGGATTAAACCCCCAGAATTCAAGCTCAATTGCTGTGATCTTAACATTCCTTGCGTAAATTCACTCAGCGAGAGCTCATCAATTTTTCCAGAAAAGTCATCAATCCCATTGGTTGCTTCGGCGGCAAGAGAATCATTAGCTTCTATTGCTGTAGATCCTATCTGACTCTCTACTTCTAAGCGAAAGATTTGCCCATCGAGATCAACTAGATAAAGATTACCTGCCGCATCTTCGCCAAAAGAAGCGAGTTGATCAATACTACCAGAATTGCTACCTTGACTCAGTTCTTCAGTGCGATCGGTAAATTGGGTAACTTGACCATTCTGATAGCGAAATGACCAAATTTTACTCGATGTAAAATCCCCAAAGAAATAAGTCCCGCTTAGTTCGCTCGCTTCCCCCCTATATACGTATCCTCCCGTAACCGACTGACCGAGAGAATGATTATACTCATAGATGGGATAAACTGGGTTTCTTACAGGTCTTCCTGGCTTGTAGGGGACAGTTCCTTCAAAACGGTTCCAACCGTAGTTTTGTCCCCCTCTACTCGAAGCTGGCTGAAAATTAATTTCCTCGCGAGCATCTTGTCCTACATCGGCGATATATAAATCTCCTGTAGAGCGATCGAAACTAGGTCGCCAAGGATTGCGCAGCCCATAAGCCCAAATTTCGTCATCTCCTTGTCTCCGCGCAAAGGGATTAGTCGAGGGAATAGCATAATTACGATTAGCATCACTGGGAAATGCGTCCCCATTAATATCTAGGCGGAGAATTTTCCCTAGTAAATTATTGGTGATATCTTGAGCATTATCCGATGTACTGGGAATACCAGCTACATAACCTGAACCTCCTCCGTCTCCTGACGCCCAATAGAGATAACCATCTCTACCAAATGCGAGCCATCCCCCGTTATGATTAGCCTGAGGTTGCGGTATATTTAAAATAGTACGAGCTGTAGTAGTATCGGCTAGATTAGGATTACTACTACTAACTTGGTACTCAACTACTCTAGTTTGTCCCGCACTACCACCGCCAACCGCGGTATAACTGACGTAAAATTTGCCGTTTTGATCGTATTGGGGATGAAATGCTAAACCCAGTAAACCTTGTTCGAAACCGTTTTTCAGCAGTTGATTCCCAGGAATCGTCAGAAACGGGTTAGGTAAAATTTGTTCTGTGTTTAGATCGAAAATTTTAATTTTACCAGTTTTCTGCTCGAGAATGAATATTCTGTCAAAATCTTCAGGCGGTGCGGTTACGTAAAGGGGGTCGTCTAAACCACTAACTATCAATCGACTAGATACTTCTACCATAAGTTTTTTAGCTCAATGCGTTCGATTCTGATTCTAATCTTAGATTTATTCAAAGACTTCTGTAATCTTACGTAAATAACAGTTATAGCCATAGACAGGTATGTTAAAACACATAAGTTATCGTTTTAGGGAACTTCGAAGGAATAGGGAATAGGAAA
Coding sequences within:
- a CDS encoding M20 family metallopeptidase translates to MVFSLAPSPSVDLSQIRLKIRNLQPQLVQWRRHLHQRPELGFKEHLTSEFVIAKLEEWGIKYQSGIAKTGVVATITGTQPGPVLAIRADMDALPIQEQNQVEYRSQHDGLMHACGHDGHTAIALGTAYYLCQHPDQFRGTVKIIFQPAEEGPGGAKPMIEEGVLTNPQVEAIVGLHLWNRLPLGTIGVRSGALMAAVECFRCTILGKGGHGAMPEQTIDSILVGAQIITALQTIVARNVNPLDSAVVTVGEFHAGKAHNIIADSAHFSGTVRYFDSSYSGYFPARIEAIIAGICQAHNARYDLDYYPLYPPVINDPKITELIHSIALEVVETPAGITPACQTMGGEDMSFFLQQVPGCYFFLGSANPAKDLAYPHHHPRFDFDETALAIGVEIFVRFIEQFS
- a CDS encoding nitrate reductase associated protein, whose amino-acid sequence is MTFFQFEADFVESLRCIPMQVRYKLDTCGVKLKLPHWNRFSQTERQQLVEVPCVTDNEVRGYREMLHELVGKHGGDRPSDLPIDPIPEWHNLEAIPSTVQAQSSRFDVILTVEQWKSLTPLQRFALIKLSRSNHENSNFLPALKEFILA
- a CDS encoding sorbosone dehydrogenase family protein, yielding MVEVSSRLIVSGLDDPLYVTAPPEDFDRIFILEQKTGKIKIFDLNTEQILPNPFLTIPGNQLLKNGFEQGLLGLAFHPQYDQNGKFYVSYTAVGGGSAGQTRVVEYQVSSSNPNLADTTTARTILNIPQPQANHNGGWLAFGRDGYLYWASGDGGGSGYVAGIPSTSDNAQDITNNLLGKILRLDINGDAFPSDANRNYAIPSTNPFARRQGDDEIWAYGLRNPWRPSFDRSTGDLYIADVGQDAREEINFQPASSRGGQNYGWNRFEGTVPYKPGRPVRNPVYPIYEYNHSLGQSVTGGYVYRGEASELSGTYFFGDFTSSKIWSFRYQNGQVTQFTDRTEELSQGSNSGSIDQLASFGEDAAGNLYLVDLDGQIFRLEVESQIGSTAIEANDSLAAEATNGIDDFSGKIDELSLSEFTQGMLRSQQLSLNSGGLIPDDCVLCAQSNNSSYDLFSI